Genomic segment of Armatimonadota bacterium:
GGTACTGACCTACTTCAAGATTTGGGAACCGGCGAAGGACGTGGCGGTCAAGGTCGAGCTGGTGCTGGTGGGCATTTATGTCCTGACCGAGACGGTGCGCGGCATCATTGCGCGGCGCTTCGACGTGATTTTGACGACGGCGGGCACCTCGTCGCTGGTGATCGGCCTGATCCTGCTGGGGTACATGGCGGCGGTGAACGACATCAACCTGCTCTCGCTGGGAACGGACCAGTCGCGGTTCACGTGGACGCTATTTGGCCTGCTCTGCGTTCCGACGATCTTTGCGATTGCGGCGTGGAGTTATCGAAAGTCGAAATCCGCGTGGAAGGTCGGGCTGCTGCTGGTGGTTTTGGGGCTGGTGCCGGTCGTGGTCGAGGGGGTCTTTTATGGGTTTAAGGACTTGTATTCTTGGTTGGCGTGGGTTGCTTTTGCCATGCTTTGCGTGCCGAGCCTGGTCGGGCTGATGTTCCGAGATCGGGCCTATGTTCGCGGTGCGGCGCTGCGGTCGGGGAGTTGGTGGACGGGCCCGTGGGACTTCGCCAAGCGGAGCCTGACGGGCGTGGCGGTGTTCTTGTATGCCGGCTCGGTGGTTGGCTCGGGGGCGTATTTGTACCTGAATCCGCGTCCGCAGGAGAAGAAGACCACGGTCGTGAAGACCTCGAACAACAACTTTAACTTTGGGTTGAGCGAGGAATCCGAGCCCGAGGTGCGCGAGCAGTCAACTGCGGAGATCATCATCAAGAACAAGGTTGACGGGGTGTGGAAGCGGCTGGGCTGGAACGGCGAGAATGACGCGAAGTGAGAGGCGATCCAGGGTCTTTTTAGTTCTCAATGCCAAGCCTCGTTGTGGGACTCCGTTGCACCATGATCTCTGCAGTGCGAGTGCGAGGGGTTAAGCTTCCGCTTTATAAAACGTGATGTCGTTATTCTGGTGGATGGTCTGGCCTTCTTCGGGTAGCTCGAACGGGTGCAGGGGTTGGGAGGGGTCGTACTCGGCCGTCACCCATCCGTCCACGACCATGGTTTCCAGCGTCACCAGCGCGTTTTGGACGCCGGTTTCCACGTTGGGATACAGGCGGTTGCTGAAGAAGAAATGGCGCACCCGCTCTAGCCACGGCAGGATGTCGCACTCCTTTTGAAGCAGGAGCGTGACGATCTCGAACACGCCGTATTGGGGAAGCATTTTCCCATCTCGCTTGTACGCCTTTCGCGCCCAGATTTTGCCTTCGAACAAGACGGGGAATTCGGCCTCGGTTGCGCCCTCCAGGTTCAATTTGAACACGTTGTTGGTAGCGACGTTCCAGGTGACCTTTTGCCGAGTGAACCGCTGGTTGACGACCTGGACGGCCTGAATGGCGAGGCCGCCGATGAAGGGCAGGGCTTGGTCTTCTTGGGCAAATCCTCCCGTTCCCAGCCACCGAAAGGCCGCATCGGGGGTGAGATTGAGTCCCGACCGTTGGGCGATGACGGCGGTGTTCTCGATGAGGTCGGTGAACTGGCCGTTGGACGTGTACCAAAAGTCGGCAAACTGCACGTGTTGCCGAATTCGGCCCCGGTGAGCTTCACTGTAGAAGTCGCGAAGCCACTGTGACTCATGATCGCCGTTTTCCATGGCAATGATGGAGTAGGCGACCTGCCGCGCGCCCATCATCGCGAGGGTGAGTCCGGCGGAGAGAATGGGGTCGGCGAAGCCGCAGGTATCGCCAGCCAGGAACCAGTTTTCGCCCGCCAGCCGGTCGGCAATGTACGACCAGTCGGTGGTGGTCGAGAAGAGATTTTCGCACTCGGCGTTCTGAACCAGTTTGCTGATCATCGGCTCTTCGGAGATCGCTTTTCGGTACAGCTCTTCGGGCGTGAGGCCCGACGCCTTGTAGTAATCGGTGGGGACGACGAAGCCGACGCTGGTTCGGGTGGGAGAGATGGGGATGAACCAAAGCCACCCGTAGCCGAGCGACATGACGACGATGCGCGTGCCCTCGGCGCCGACCGAGACCGCCCATTCGGCGTCTTGCCAGTAGTCCCATAGGGCGATGTTTTTGAGGTTCGTGGGATAGTCGACGGGTACATCGAAGGCTCTCCGGATGATGCCCGAGACTCCGCTGGCATCGACGTAGTGCTTGGCGGTGATGGTCTCGCCGTTACTCATCACGAGTCCGGTGACTTTGTCGCCCTCCTTCAGAACTTCGTTAACGCGAACGCCCTCGGTGACTTCGCAGCCGAGGGACGCGGAGTGGTCGAGGAGGATTTTGTCGAAGACGGAGCGGTCGACCTGGAAGGCGGTTTGGGCTCGGACGCCGGTGAACGTGGCGGGGCGAGGCACGTCTTTGAACTCGGCGCCGGGCAGGAATTCGAAGTCCCATAGCTCGTCGGTGGCGCCCCATCGGTACGTCGCGCCGATCTTGATGGGGAAATTGGCAGCCTCGACTTTGTCCCAACATCCGATTTCGTCCAGGACTTTGCAGACGGCGGGCAGGAGGCTTTCGCCTACGTGGTCGCGGGGGAACACTTCTCGCTCGAAAATACCGACCTTGAGATGCGGCGCGTATTTTTTGAGCATCGAGCCGACGGTGCTTCCGCTTGGACCTCCACCAACGATGACGACATCAAACATAGGGAAAGCGTGATTATAAGTCCAGAAAAGGTTCCTGTCAATCAAGTTTCTTACGGATGTGGTGGAGATTCTTACGGGGGTTGCAGGCCCTGGTCAGGCTGATATCAGCACCCTCGGATTTCGGTGGCCCGATCCACTTCCTGTTCAGCCTCACTTAATGGGATGAGGAATGAGTGTGCCGGCTTCGATGCGCTTTCGGATCGACTTCCATTCGGCGGGAGAGATGTGGTCGGGGACGTTGACGTACAGGATTCCAGAGGCGAAGGCCGCGGCTTCCAGCGCGGCTTGGCCAACGGTGGGCGGTCCGCCGTGCAACTGGACGAACTGCCGAAGCTCGTCATTGGACTTCCAATCTTTGGGCGTGGAGGTGTCGTCGAAATACTTCCGCAACAGGCGGATGGACAGCTTCGGGTAGATGGGCCGAATCTCATCGCCCGTGCTCCCCAGCGAACTCAGAAGGGCCATCTTCATCGGGGTATCGGCCTTGGCAATCTTCTTTTCGAGGAGGTCCCAGACCTTGGGATTTTCAGTTCCGAGGGCGAAATTGGAGATGGACGCGTAGTCCTTGGTGAAGGTCTTTGGAATCTTGGCGTAATGGCGCAACAGCAGGGCGTCGTACTCGTTTTGGTCGAACTTGTGCAGGATGTAGGTGGTGATCAGGCGGTCGGGGCTGTCGCCCTGGGCCGCGAGAACGAGAAGGTCTCGCTTCTGCTTTTGCGACAGCTTCGAGCTTTCGATGGCTCGCAAGGCAATCCAGTCGTCGACTCCGGCTTTGCGCACCTCGAGGTAGGCCTGTTTCAGCAGTTCCGGGTGGTTTTGTGCGATGGCGTCGAAGGTGTCGCCGTTGCAGTAGGTTCCGTCGGCGTCTTTTCGGAAGAGCGACGACATGAGCATCTTTTCGACCGAGCCGGTTTTGCGGGCCGTGGCCCATTTTTGAACGTCCTCCTTGGAGAGCCAATGGTGCTCGCCGAGGTCGCCGTTGGCGATGCTCAGCAACAGTTCGTTGACGATCGGCCCAAGGGTCACGATCTGATTCGGCCGCATATTAAAGCCAAAGATGAACGTCCGACTGAGCTTTTGGCTGCCGATGAGGTCGGTGAGCGCGGGCACGGCATCCATGCCGAAGCTCTTGACTCGATTGCAAATGGCATCGAATCGAAACTTTTCGTCCAGTCGACATCCGACCTTCGCATTGACAAGATCGTCGACGGCGGCCTGAACCGAACCCGGCGGCGCTTTGCTTGGCTGTGAGGAAAGCTCCAGGTCCTGGATAAACTCCTCCAAGCCTTGCTTGCCAGAAATCGAGAGGGAACTTTTGGCTTTGGCGATCAGGCTGTATTTGGCCAGGGTTTTGAGGCCTTTGATCACCGTTTCTCGATCGATCTTCGGGTCTAGGGACTCGTTGGCGTAGTGCACATAGATTGCCATGGCGCACTGCGCACTCAACGATGAATCGACCGGTTCACCCAACCAGCCATAACCGGAGTCGTCGAGTAGCTTCCCCTTCTCGAGCAGTGCTTGAGTGACGTCCCTATGGCCCAGGGCGGCGGCTTGCACGGCAAAGGATGCCATGCCCAACTCGCGAAAACGTACGTTCTTGGAGAACATGTCGAAGAAATCGAGACCAGCGACTTTACCCTTCATCTCATCCCAAGAGAAGGTCTTCCAGAGGTACTTGCTGAGTCCGTATGGCACCGCGTAGCCGCCAAAATAGTGCGTGTATTGAGAACTCTTGATTGGGTCAACGATTCCGTAGAAGCAGTGATCGTCCTGCCCAGCTGGGAGGGCGCTGGCAGGAGGGATCGGCATTCCCGCTTCCTTCCACAGCGCGACGGCGCGATCGATGTCGTCGGCCGCCTGCGCGCTTGCCGTCGGGGTTGCGCTTTGGGATAGCAGGGTCCAAGCCGAAAGGATTGCGAGCATCATTGATCAGTATAAGCCCGTTTTTGTTCTCTGATTGGTGGGGCTGTGTTGGTGTCCGATCTGTTGAACCTCTGCTTACGGATTCATCAGTGCGCCCCAAGCCTCGGCACTGAGGTTGCAGTCGCGGGCTGTTCCGCTCAATGACCCAATCTCCTGGTTGAGGGCTCAAACCTTTGGTGGGAGAAATCCACTGGCACTCCCTGTCGGCCTTCGCATTTTGTTCATTGGCGCGTATTGCATATTGATTGACGTGATTTGCCATTGGTTTGGCGTGCAATGAGCCGCATGATGTATTTGAAAAGTAAATACGGAACGCACTATGAATGCCACGTCACAGAAAACAGCCCTTGTAACGGGAGCCTCGTCGGGAATGGGTAAAGAGATTGCCAAAGGCCTCATCAACGAGGGATACAGTGTCTATGTTGCGGCGAGGAATGCCAACAAGATGGTTGATCTTGAGAAACTCGGAGCGCGAGTCATCACGATGGATATCTCGAAGGACGATCAAATTTCTGCCGCCGTCAGTCAAATTCTCGCCGAGTCTGGAGGTGTGGATGTCCTTGTCAACAATGCGGGATTTGGCCTCTATGGCCCAGTTGAGGAAGTCGGTCTAGACGAGGCTCGATATCAATTCGAGGTCAATCTCTTTGGCCCCGCCCGACTCACCCAGCTTCTCCTACCTTCGATGCGGAGCCGAGGAGGAGCGACTATCGTGAATATTGCTTCCATGGGAGGCAAAATCTATACGCTTCTGGGTGCTTGGTATCACGCAACAAAGCACGCGGTAGAAGGTTGGTCGGACTGCTTGCGACTTGAACTCGAACCCTTTGGAATCCGGGTTGTGGTGATTGAACCCGGACTGATCGAAACCGGTTTTGGCGACGTTGTCGCGAATGGACTCAAGCCATTCTTGGGTGGACCCTACCGAAAGGTGGCGGCGGCCGTTTCCAAGTCGACGGTTGACGCTTATAGTCCGGGAAGGGGCACCCCGCCCAGTGCAATCGCGAAGGTCGTTGTGAAGGCCGTTCGATCCTCGAAGCCGAAGACCCGATATGCGGTTGGCAAGTATGCCAAACCGATGATCGCGATTCGAAAGTGGTTTGGGGACCGCGCATTTGACAAAATGATCTTGAGCCAGATGAAATGAGTTATTGGAGCTACGGAGCAAATGCCCTCTAACCCATCAGACCGATGCAAAGTGCCGCCCGCCTTTTGGCGGGCAATCGAACGGGAGGGCCTGAGCCCATCCACCGTTTTGCGGCAAGCTCGATTGCCGGTAAATCTGCATCTAAACGAGTCGGCCGTGATCTCGACAGACCGGTACTTTGATTTGTGGAGAGCGGTCGAGATTCTGACCGATATTCCGACGCTCGGCCTGCAAATGGTGCAACGGGCAGATACTGGATCTCATCCTCCGGCCAGTTTGAGCGCTTTCTTCGCGAGGGATTACCGCGATGGGCTAATCCGCATGGCCAGATTTAAGAGGCTTTGTTCTCCAGAGAAGCTCCTGATCGAGGAAGGTTCGGAAGAAACGATCGTTCGGATCGAGTGGCCGTTTGCGACGAAGTTAG
This window contains:
- a CDS encoding SDR family NAD(P)-dependent oxidoreductase; the protein is MNATSQKTALVTGASSGMGKEIAKGLINEGYSVYVAARNANKMVDLEKLGARVITMDISKDDQISAAVSQILAESGGVDVLVNNAGFGLYGPVEEVGLDEARYQFEVNLFGPARLTQLLLPSMRSRGGATIVNIASMGGKIYTLLGAWYHATKHAVEGWSDCLRLELEPFGIRVVVIEPGLIETGFGDVVANGLKPFLGGPYRKVAAAVSKSTVDAYSPGRGTPPSAIAKVVVKAVRSSKPKTRYAVGKYAKPMIAIRKWFGDRAFDKMILSQMK